Proteins encoded by one window of Enterobacter hormaechei subsp. xiangfangensis:
- a CDS encoding DHA2 family efflux MFS transporter permease subunit, giving the protein MTDHSHDNWKPASNPWAVAIVVTLAVFMEILDTTIVNVALPHVAGSLSASYDESTWVLTSYLVANGIVLPISAFLSRLFGRKQFFLICIVMFTICSFLCGIATELWQIILFRVMQGFFGGGLQPTQQSVLLDYFKPEDRGKAFGLSSIAIIVAPVLGPTLGGWITDNYSWRWVFFINIPVGIVTVLAIYQLLEDPPWEKKSEEKLTVDWTGIGLIALGLGCLQVMLDRGEDDDWFYSNFIRTFAVLTLVGIIGAIYWLMYARKPVVDLHCMKDRNFAISSLLMAGMAMILYGSSVVIPQLAQQDLGYTATWSGLVLSPGAVLIVLTIPLVLKLMPVVQTRWIIAFGFTCLAVSFFWSRTLTPDIDFETLVLFRSAQSIGLGFLFVPLTTIAFISIPRRLNADAAALFTMFRNVAGSIGISLSTAAITERSQAHSAHLAYHASPFNEQFQLAIRESAQAIQNFTTQVGDPTGIATGRMYQTMIEQSRFLAYIDVFTILSAVALLLIPFCLLLSPVKSEGSAGAH; this is encoded by the coding sequence GGACACCACCATCGTCAACGTGGCGCTGCCCCACGTCGCGGGGTCGCTCTCGGCCAGCTATGACGAATCCACCTGGGTGCTCACCAGCTACCTGGTGGCGAACGGCATCGTGCTGCCGATTTCGGCCTTTCTCAGCCGCCTGTTTGGCCGCAAACAGTTCTTCCTGATCTGCATTGTGATGTTCACCATCTGCTCGTTCCTGTGCGGTATCGCCACCGAGCTATGGCAAATCATCCTGTTCCGCGTGATGCAGGGGTTCTTTGGCGGCGGGTTGCAGCCTACCCAGCAGTCGGTGCTACTCGACTACTTTAAGCCGGAGGACAGGGGCAAAGCCTTTGGCCTTTCATCCATTGCCATTATCGTCGCGCCGGTACTCGGCCCCACGCTGGGGGGCTGGATCACCGATAACTACTCCTGGCGCTGGGTGTTCTTTATCAATATCCCGGTAGGGATTGTGACGGTGCTGGCCATCTATCAGCTGCTGGAAGATCCGCCGTGGGAGAAAAAGTCGGAAGAGAAGCTCACCGTCGACTGGACGGGGATCGGCCTGATCGCCCTCGGTCTTGGCTGTTTGCAGGTGATGCTCGACCGGGGCGAAGATGATGACTGGTTTTATTCGAACTTTATCCGCACCTTCGCAGTACTGACGCTGGTCGGTATTATCGGCGCGATCTACTGGCTGATGTATGCCAGAAAGCCGGTGGTGGATCTGCACTGTATGAAGGACCGCAACTTTGCGATCTCCAGCCTGCTGATGGCGGGGATGGCGATGATCCTGTACGGCAGTTCGGTGGTTATTCCTCAGCTGGCGCAGCAGGATTTGGGCTATACCGCCACCTGGTCCGGGCTGGTGCTCTCGCCCGGCGCGGTGCTGATTGTGCTGACCATCCCGCTGGTGCTGAAGCTAATGCCGGTGGTGCAGACGCGCTGGATCATCGCCTTCGGCTTTACCTGCCTGGCGGTGTCGTTCTTCTGGTCCCGCACGCTGACGCCGGATATCGATTTCGAAACGCTGGTGCTGTTCCGCAGCGCCCAGTCGATTGGACTGGGGTTCCTGTTTGTGCCTCTGACCACCATCGCCTTTATCTCGATCCCGAGGCGGCTTAACGCCGACGCGGCGGCGCTGTTTACCATGTTCCGCAACGTGGCCGGCTCGATTGGGATTTCGCTCTCGACGGCGGCGATCACCGAGCGCTCGCAGGCGCACAGCGCGCATCTGGCCTACCACGCTTCGCCGTTTAATGAGCAGTTCCAGCTGGCGATACGCGAAAGCGCCCAGGCGATCCAGAACTTCACCACTCAGGTGGGCGATCCGACCGGCATTGCCACCGGGCGGATGTACCAGACGATGATCGAGCAGTCGCGCTTTCTGGCCTACATCGACGTCTTCACCATTCTGAGCGCGGTGGCCTTATTACTGATTCCGTTTTGTTTGTTGCTCTCGCCGGTTAAGAGCGAGGGGAGTGCAGGAGCACACTGA
- a CDS encoding efflux transporter outer membrane subunit, which translates to MIHRRLHPLMIMMLLVGCAVGPDYQQPAPLATTHWNDKGDSAVKSQTSSAATNPRWWKTFGSPQLDSLIERAIAGNLTLQQTVLRIAGAREQINQAGGAFFPSVNGNVQATRQQLGLEGELKSHGVYDQLNNVDPELRGALGPLTQPINLYQGSFDAQWEIDLWGKVRRQVEAAEAQQRAAIEQRNDALVSLEAEVARAWLQLRGAQSIIATLNTQIESAQQTLDLTESRQRGGLSPQMDVENARAQLGNLEAQLPQYQAQERQAMNGLAILLGKPPGALDAELQSVQPMPALPDIVQTGIPSTLARRRPDVREAEANLHAATAQIGVSVAELFPSFTLSGQFGLRNSESNWLTDWSSHFYSFGPQVSIPIFQGGRLVSSVKVARAQQGAAVLDYRQTVLTALGDVENALVSYRTDQQREAGLAKTIDALQNAFDLASDSYRQGIASFIDVLDAQRQLAQAEQQRAQAQVQSALDLVALYKALGGGWEPYQQVRLPDYSVFGDAPRG; encoded by the coding sequence ATGATACACAGACGTTTACACCCCCTGATGATAATGATGCTGCTGGTGGGTTGCGCCGTCGGGCCGGACTACCAACAGCCTGCACCGCTCGCCACCACGCACTGGAACGATAAGGGCGACAGCGCGGTGAAATCGCAAACTTCCTCCGCCGCCACTAACCCGCGCTGGTGGAAAACCTTCGGCTCGCCGCAGCTCGACAGCCTGATTGAACGCGCCATCGCCGGAAATCTGACGCTACAGCAAACCGTATTACGCATTGCCGGGGCGCGCGAACAGATTAACCAGGCCGGCGGGGCGTTTTTCCCGTCGGTGAATGGCAATGTGCAGGCGACGCGCCAGCAGCTTGGGCTGGAAGGGGAGCTAAAATCCCACGGTGTGTACGACCAGTTGAATAATGTCGATCCTGAACTGCGGGGCGCGTTAGGCCCGCTGACGCAGCCGATTAACCTCTATCAGGGCAGCTTCGACGCCCAGTGGGAAATCGACCTGTGGGGCAAGGTGCGCCGTCAGGTAGAAGCGGCCGAGGCGCAGCAGCGGGCAGCGATCGAGCAGCGTAACGATGCGCTGGTCTCGCTGGAAGCCGAAGTGGCGCGGGCGTGGCTACAGCTGCGTGGAGCGCAGAGCATCATTGCCACGCTTAATACGCAAATTGAAAGCGCACAGCAGACGCTGGATCTGACCGAAAGCCGCCAGCGGGGCGGGCTGTCGCCGCAGATGGACGTGGAGAACGCCCGGGCGCAGCTGGGCAATCTTGAAGCTCAGTTGCCGCAGTATCAGGCGCAGGAACGCCAGGCGATGAACGGGCTGGCGATCCTCCTTGGCAAACCGCCGGGGGCGCTGGATGCCGAACTGCAATCCGTGCAGCCGATGCCTGCCTTGCCGGATATTGTGCAGACCGGTATTCCGTCCACCCTGGCGCGCCGTCGCCCGGACGTGCGCGAAGCGGAGGCGAATCTCCATGCCGCCACGGCGCAGATTGGCGTCTCGGTGGCAGAGCTGTTCCCGAGCTTTACCCTCTCCGGGCAGTTTGGCTTGCGCAACAGCGAATCCAACTGGCTAACCGACTGGAGCAGCCACTTCTACAGCTTTGGCCCGCAGGTTTCCATACCGATTTTCCAGGGCGGTCGGCTGGTCTCCAGCGTTAAGGTGGCGCGCGCGCAGCAGGGGGCGGCGGTGCTGGACTATCGTCAGACGGTGCTGACGGCGCTCGGCGACGTTGAAAACGCGCTGGTGAGCTATCGCACCGACCAGCAGCGTGAAGCGGGCCTGGCGAAAACCATCGACGCGCTGCAAAACGCCTTTGATCTCGCCAGCGACAGCTACCGGCAGGGGATCGCCAGCTTTATTGATGTGCTGGACGCCCAGCGTCAGCTCGCTCAGGCCGAACAGCAGCGGGCGCAGGCGCAGGTGCAGAGCGCGCTTGATCTGGTGGCGCTCTACAAAGCCCTCGGCGGCGGCTGGGAGCCATATCAGCAGGTGCGGCTGCCAGACTACAGCGTCTTTGGCGACGCCCCGCGCGGATAA
- a CDS encoding YbjP/YqhG family protein produces the protein MKRIFLSVAMLLVGCSSAASQDQSAKDTTESFYKSYLCAFGSNEARPYPADELRKYVSADTIARIGAIKEIPEQELIESDYFTYTQDYAREWIPALRVENARPFLNGEVVQVMEGAGGGRSIHLEVFLRREDDAWKIYRVRDLTNNHEHPIFNAGAIAQAKIAAESGL, from the coding sequence ATGAAAAGGATATTTTTATCAGTCGCTATGTTGCTGGTGGGATGTAGTTCTGCTGCCAGTCAAGATCAGAGTGCGAAAGATACTACCGAATCATTTTATAAATCCTATCTTTGTGCATTCGGCAGTAATGAAGCCAGGCCCTATCCTGCCGACGAACTGCGTAAATATGTTTCTGCTGATACTATTGCTCGCATTGGTGCTATTAAGGAAATCCCGGAACAAGAATTAATAGAGTCTGACTATTTTACGTATACCCAGGATTACGCCCGCGAATGGATACCTGCGTTACGGGTGGAAAACGCAAGGCCATTTTTAAACGGGGAAGTAGTCCAGGTGATGGAAGGGGCAGGTGGCGGGAGGAGCATTCACCTTGAAGTATTTCTTCGTCGTGAAGATGATGCATGGAAAATCTACCGCGTTCGTGACTTAACGAACAATCACGAGCATCCCATATTCAATGCCGGAGCAATTGCCCAGGCAAAAATTGCAGCCGAAAGCGGGCTTTAA